A window of Populus trichocarpa isolate Nisqually-1 chromosome 17, P.trichocarpa_v4.1, whole genome shotgun sequence genomic DNA:
AATAAGAGGTAGATTATGAAATGCAGTCAGGGACTTGCAAACCACATTGTTCTTTGAAGCCCCAAAATCAGAAAGTAGCAATGTTAAGATTCTCAAATTAGTAAtctcattttctaaaaaaaaaatattggtaaaaGAGAAGGAACCCATACTCAAATATTCATAAGCTAATATCATTGTGGTTCCCCACGCTGACATGCTGAAAAATCTAGGACCCAACCCTCTGTAGAAGCCTGTCCAACCATCATCCTTAATCAAGCTTTTAACAACTTGTCTTGCAGAGCTTCTTCTTTCAAGACTCGTCACCTAAAGAATAAAAACCACAAAGTTAGGAgaaaccatattaaaaaaaatgaactacaAACATACAAGATACAAGCTTCTTTTAAGGTTGGATTGCAGGAAAATCCCCATTAAATTCAGATTGCAGGATGGAaaattcagaagaaaaaaaaaaccttgtagtTGTAAGCCTAAGCCCAAAACTTTATCATTGCACCAAGCAATGGCCTCCAAATTTACTTTTTTCACTtgactttttcaaaaaataattcagcaTTTATTTCAGGAGCATTTATATGAGCaatattgctttttttaatgatgtttttccATCAAGTTAAAGTAAAAACAAGGGAGTAAGTTCCCAAAAATAGGCAAGGATTCGGAAGAAACATAAACCCAATACAGAAAGCAGAActggaaaaaaagttaaaattaaaaccaaCTAAGTGAGctgaatttaaatatatttagaaagaagaagaagaagaagaagaagaaatcctCATTTAGTTCAGAGGATGGAGAATTCAGAGGCAACCTTGTGGTTATAAGCCCAAGCTCAAAACTTTATCATTGCACAAAGGAATGGCctccaaattttcttttttccacaaTCCATGTTCAGAAAAAAGACTTTAGCATTTATTTGAGGAGCAATTATAtgagcaatattttttttctcgatgATATTTTCTACCAAGTTAAAATTAAAGCAAGGATGTAAACTtcccaaaagaagaaaagggttataaagaaaaatggatCACATAGCACAAGTGGAACtggtaacaaataaaaattatcatctattgcaaaatacatatatatatatttgcaagtGGATGCACTAAAAGTACaaggaaatatgaaaaaaatgagggCCATGGAGATGAGAAAGACTGCAGATAAATATTCAATTCAGCAAGCCATGgagaaaatattaaacatgAAATTGCATAGCCAACTGCCAAACCATCCAGCTGGAAACTAAAGCTCCATGTCTTTATGTTTGGTCGAGTATTTGAAGCTAAAACTCACTGTTATGCTTTGATTATTCTTCTAGGAAGGTTAAATAGGCACTGGTTTACAGGTTGTGTGTACCCTTAAAACAAGACAGGTTCAGCTTCGAGTAGGTAGAATACCTGTAAGCGAGTCTTAATTGTATCCAAAGGGGTTGTGATGCAGGAAGCTGTAGCTCCCGCGATAATTCCTCCAGTTGCCTGAACTAGCATTATAGTTGACTCACTAGGAGCAGCTCCCTCGCGATCAGTACCCTGGCCTAAAAGCCTGCCCAAAAGAATCAGATAATATATCACTGGGAAATTAGATCATGCAATTTCATTGGAAAAAGTTGACAATGCACAAGTTCATAAACATGATTTGATTACAGCCATTCAACCTTTAGAACCCTGAAACAGTCTGTTCTTACTTTCATACTTGCATGCATGCAGCATAGCCACTTGGTGTGCTCCAAACCCAATACTGAGCAACCATTATACAATCAACTCCATTCCTAACCTTACAATGCTTCCTGTCTATCTATAACCATTATCAGTATGCCTATGTCTCATTTAAAGTCAGCTAATCATAACTATTTGAGACTTTTCACTGCAGCTGAGAAACCCTCCTCAGGGTAGTTGGAGGCCATTGATGATTGTGACAACTCAAATATGTTATAAGGAATAATGACTTCAGTTCAATCCATATCCTAATTCCCCAAACAAAAAATCTAAAGGCACATCATTATCTCTCGAATAAAGGACAGAAAAATGTTCAATAACTATTTCACCCAGgagattaaattgattgagctctttataaatgttgaaataaatggaaaaataagCAATGTCATCACATGTCTCACCTCCAGATGACACGTTGGCTTGAACCATAACTCGCCCACCATACAGCACTAGATGGTGAATAAGTCATGACTGATAGACCAAACCCCCTGTAAAATCCTCTGATGCCATCAGTCCTTATAATCTTGCGTGCAACATCCAGACCCCCATTATACTTCTCATGGCCAGAATATCCTTGCACCATCAACTTTTGGCTAATCTGAACAGAACCACTACAAAGAAATTCAGCATTTttgttaccttttttttctctgggaaaaaagaaaagaaagtagagGATGGGTTAAGCATGTTGCAGATGTTAAATGCAAAACCTATTATGAAGTACTCATAAATTTTGTGCACCATAGTTCATCTGATAATATGACAAACACTTCACTTAATGGGTTTTAATCAGACACACAACACATTTGAATTGCATcctagtttaaaattttaagttgtcTCCTAcataacataaaattcaaaCCTCGGCGACTACATAAAATTCAAACCTCAATGACTAGATAAATAAAAGTCACTTggatgcttctttttttttcgtccTTACAATGGGATAAATactaaaaagaacaagaatcaCATACCACATCAATGGGAACAAAGACAGCTTGAGAACAAAGCGATGCTGACATGCCAGCAATGCCATTTGCTAAGGCTGCTTGTGAAGGTTCAGAGAATTTAAATGGCTCAACCATCTTAAAAGCAGCTGCTTTCGTGGTCTCCAATGCAGTAAGAAAGATAATTCTGGTAGGAATTGCAGCAGTGACGACAGTACCAAATCCTCTATAGAGACCAGGAATCCCATCTGTTTTCAGTATCCCTCTAATAACAGAAGATGCACTTTTCTCAACAGTATCCTTCGTAGCAACCTGAAGTCTAGTTTTTATAACAGACATGGGATACAGTGCCACTGTCACTCCAGTAAATATACCGGCTCCTACAACATAAAACTTAGTCTTATCGAGCCTGCAAGATAACAGGTAGCGAAAATAAGCCAATGACGATGCAAATTTAGGATTCAAATGAgatataatgtaaaaaaaaaaacaacaaccttCTCAAGTCTTGTATTTCGCATCAtgaaaatattcattataatcaCAAACGCTCCTAAACCcaattaatgaaaaaggaaaggaaagacaTTCAAGTGACCTTACAATtcgtttcaaaaataaaaacagaaaccacGCTCATCAAGCTGGTTTCTTGGATTCCTTAAACCATCCATAATAAATACAGTACTGATGcaaaaacatgaatatatatTGGAGCCATAAGCGAATGAAGCAAAAACCTCATGTGGGTCTGTCTATTCCAAAGTATccatttacaatatatataaaacaacaacaacaaaaaacaaataaattaagaaaccCGTCAAGCCATTTTCATGTAATTACTGTTACCCGAGTCAAAATTTCTGCTTTTCCaagaaataatcataaaaaccaAGCGTACAAGGATCTTCATTTTCCGGttcaaaaaacaagataaaaagacAATATGATAAATCCATGATAATATAAATgagtgaagaagaaaagagaagggaatTACTTGTCCCAGTTGATCTCGGTGGTCTGTCCAAGCGATGATGCtgccatttgatttgatttggttgAATCTGAGGAGCTTTCAGAATACAACTctacaaaattaaatacaaaaaaatgggAAGGGAAAGGAAATCAAGAACGcattaat
This region includes:
- the LOC18107334 gene encoding uncharacterized protein LOC18107334 isoform X4 — protein: MAASSLGQTTEINWDKLDKTKFYVVGAGIFTGVTVALYPMSVIKTRLQVATKDTVEKSASSVIRGILKTDGIPGLYRGFGTVVTAAIPTRIIFLTALETTKAAAFKMVEPFKFSEPSQAALANGIAGMSASLCSQAVFVPIDVISQKLMVQGYSGHEKYNGGLDVARKIIRTDGIRGFYRGFGLSVMTYSPSSAVWWASYGSSQRVIWRLLGQGTDREGAAPSESTIMLVQATGGIIAGATASCITTPLDTIKTRLQVTSLERRSSARQVVKSLIKDDGWTGFYRGLGPRFFSMSAWGTTMILAYEYLRIEIFIG
- the LOC18107334 gene encoding uncharacterized protein LOC18107334 isoform X3 translates to MAASSLGQTTEINWDKLDKTKFYVVGAGIFTGVTVALYPMSVIKTRLQVATKDTVEKSASSVIRGILKTDGIPGLYRGFGTVVTAAIPTRIIFLTALETTKAAAFKMVEPFKFSEPSQAALANGIAGMSASLCSQAVFVPIDVISQKLMVQGYSGHEKYNGGLDVARKIIRTDGIRGFYRGFGLSVMTYSPSSAVWWASYGSSQRVIWRLLGQGTDREGAAPSESTIMLVQATGGIIAGATASCITTPLDTIKTRLQVTSLERRSSARQVVKSLIKDDGWTGFYRGLGPRFFSMSAWGTTMILAYEYLKRLCAKDE